A DNA window from Pirellulales bacterium contains the following coding sequences:
- a CDS encoding MFS transporter gives MSETASLPWYRQLTGYHWFVFTIASAAWFFDCLDQRLFSMSRIDALKTLAPEGTPIGEVQAMGKHVTAWFLVGWGIGGVVFGALGDRYGRARMLSITVLIYSICTGMNYFSESTFHYTLFRLLTGVGIGGVFGLAVALIAETVPDAARVPALGLLQILSTVGNVTAGLCYEQVAKLEAAGAIEAGQGWRWLFVIGALPALLVIFIYGKLKEPEPWLRAKEAGTLPKGAIIAPYANLLKEAKWRKNLLVGTIIASAGVVGLWAIGEYAIDLQSIIYNEHYQTEILAEPAMQEKIEAIAAEDDQWFAQLVRAKEADRNEQLAARADADEVRSVLKEIDGQVAARSKKTKSGVYIVQMLGAAAGMWLFTKFAMATGRRMAFAVGFAAALVITVYAYWTMTTPAQAYVLMPLMYAAQLGLFAGFAIYLPELFPSRLRSTGTSFCYNLGRFAAAGGSLFSAQLATGLYGSHGSPGMERYSAITMCVIFLAGLAVLPFAPETKDKPLPE, from the coding sequence ATGTCCGAGACCGCGTCGCTCCCCTGGTACCGTCAGCTCACCGGGTATCACTGGTTCGTGTTCACGATCGCCTCGGCGGCGTGGTTTTTCGATTGTCTCGATCAGCGACTCTTTTCGATGTCGCGGATCGATGCGCTCAAGACGCTGGCCCCCGAAGGGACGCCGATCGGCGAGGTCCAGGCGATGGGCAAGCACGTCACCGCTTGGTTTCTCGTCGGGTGGGGGATCGGCGGGGTCGTGTTCGGGGCCTTGGGCGACCGTTACGGCCGGGCGCGAATGTTGTCGATCACGGTGCTCATCTACTCGATTTGCACCGGGATGAATTATTTCAGCGAATCGACGTTTCACTACACGCTGTTTCGGTTGCTGACCGGAGTCGGGATCGGCGGGGTGTTCGGGTTGGCCGTGGCCCTGATCGCCGAAACGGTTCCTGACGCCGCACGGGTCCCGGCGCTGGGGTTGCTGCAGATCCTGTCGACCGTGGGGAACGTGACCGCCGGGCTGTGCTACGAACAGGTCGCCAAGCTCGAAGCGGCAGGTGCGATCGAAGCCGGGCAAGGGTGGCGGTGGCTGTTCGTCATCGGCGCCTTGCCGGCGCTGTTGGTCATTTTTATCTACGGCAAGCTCAAGGAGCCCGAGCCGTGGCTCCGCGCCAAGGAGGCGGGAACGCTGCCCAAGGGCGCCATCATCGCGCCGTACGCCAATTTGCTCAAAGAGGCGAAGTGGCGCAAGAATCTGCTGGTCGGCACGATCATCGCCTCGGCGGGCGTGGTCGGATTGTGGGCGATCGGCGAGTACGCCATCGACCTGCAGTCGATCATCTACAACGAGCATTACCAGACTGAGATTCTCGCTGAACCCGCAATGCAGGAGAAGATTGAAGCGATTGCCGCGGAGGACGACCAATGGTTTGCGCAGCTCGTCCGGGCGAAGGAAGCCGACCGCAACGAACAATTGGCCGCTCGAGCCGACGCCGACGAGGTTCGTTCGGTGCTGAAGGAAATCGACGGCCAAGTTGCCGCGCGTTCGAAAAAGACCAAGAGCGGCGTCTACATCGTGCAGATGCTCGGCGCCGCGGCGGGGATGTGGCTGTTCACCAAGTTCGCCATGGCGACCGGCCGCCGGATGGCGTTCGCCGTCGGATTTGCCGCGGCGCTGGTGATCACGGTCTATGCGTACTGGACGATGACGACCCCTGCGCAGGCCTACGTGCTGATGCCCTTGATGTACGCGGCCCAATTGGGGCTGTTTGCGGGCTTTGCGATCTACCTGCCCGAGTTGTTCCCCAGCCGGCTGAGGAGCACGGGGACTTCGTTCTGCTACAACTTGGGGCGCTTCGCCGCGGCGGGGGGGAGCTTGTTCTCCGCTCAGCTTGCCACGGGATTGTACGGCAGCCACGGTTCGCCGGGTATGGAACGCTACTCGGCGATCACAATGTGCGTGATCTTTCTGGCGGGACTGGCGGTGCTGCCGTTCGCGCCGGAGACGAAGGACAAGCCGTTGCCTGAGTGA
- a CDS encoding thioredoxin-disulfide reductase — MAEHVVIIGSGPAGWTAAIYAARASLKPLVFEGAVTEENRQDGTLPLGQLALTTEVENFPGFPAGDLSGFLATSLDEEHHYLADMHHKQGVSGPELMHLMRKQATNFGARVITDDIVDLDVGRRPFKIRSAGGEEVEAHAVIIATGARANYLGLASEDKYKNRGVSACAVCDGALPRFRNKPLVVVGGGDSACEEADYLSKFASMVHMIHRRDELRASKVMADRVLKNPKITVEWNSVVDEVLGNDKDGVTGVRLKSTADDSTRELDACGMFVAIGHTPNTRFLEGKIELTDKKYAVWKVPFRTHTSVEGVFAAGDVADDYFRQAVTAAGTGCMAALDAERWLAAQGL, encoded by the coding sequence GTGGCAGAACACGTCGTGATCATAGGCAGCGGCCCCGCCGGGTGGACCGCCGCCATCTACGCCGCTCGGGCGAGCCTTAAGCCGCTCGTGTTCGAGGGCGCCGTCACTGAGGAAAACCGCCAGGACGGCACGCTCCCGCTGGGCCAGCTCGCCCTGACGACCGAAGTCGAGAATTTCCCCGGCTTCCCGGCCGGCGACCTGAGCGGGTTTCTCGCCACGTCGCTCGACGAGGAGCATCACTACCTCGCCGACATGCACCACAAGCAAGGGGTCTCGGGTCCTGAGCTGATGCACCTGATGCGCAAGCAGGCGACCAACTTCGGCGCCCGGGTGATCACCGACGACATTGTCGATCTCGACGTCGGCAGGAGGCCGTTCAAGATTCGCTCCGCCGGCGGCGAGGAGGTCGAGGCCCATGCCGTGATCATCGCCACCGGCGCCCGGGCGAACTACCTCGGGCTCGCGTCGGAGGACAAGTACAAGAACCGCGGCGTCAGCGCGTGCGCCGTGTGCGACGGCGCCCTCCCCCGCTTCCGCAACAAGCCGCTGGTGGTCGTCGGCGGCGGAGACAGCGCCTGTGAAGAGGCCGACTACCTGTCCAAATTCGCCAGCATGGTCCACATGATCCACCGCCGCGACGAGCTGCGGGCCTCGAAGGTCATGGCCGACCGCGTCCTCAAGAACCCCAAGATCACCGTCGAGTGGAACAGCGTCGTCGACGAAGTGCTCGGCAACGACAAGGACGGCGTCACCGGCGTGCGGCTCAAGAGCACGGCCGACGACTCGACCCGCGAGCTCGACGCCTGCGGCATGTTCGTGGCGATCGGCCACACGCCCAACACGCGGTTTCTGGAAGGCAAGATCGAGCTGACCGACAAGAAGTACGCCGTCTGGAAGGTCCCCTTCCGCACCCACACGAGCGTCGAAGGGGTGTTCGCCGCGGGGGACGTGGCGGACGACTACTTTCGCCAAGCGGTCACCGCCGCGGGCACAGGCTGCATGGCGGCGCTCGACGCCGAACGATGGCTGGCGGCGCAGGGGCTGTAG
- a CDS encoding carbon starvation protein A, which translates to MVTLLVAVGSFVGFLVAYHTYGRWLARRVFGLDPAALVPSHELRDDVDYVPTHRQVIFGHHFTSIAGTGPIVGPAIAVFWGWLPALLWVVLGSIFIGAVHDFGALVVSLRNRGQTVGDIAGRMISPRTKFLFLLILFFALTVVLAVFGQVIASIFAMYPQSVLSAWISLPLAMGIGWWTYRRGGHLLWPSLGALAIVYAAVIVGCDYLPINLRDWLPDEAERPLLGNPVVVWTSLLFAYCFVASVIPVWLLLQPRDYVNSHQLVVALVLLVLGLAVASFGGNADLAEAAPAIARTAPAGAPPIWPFLFITIACGAVSGFHCLVSSGTTSKQIAVETDAQFVAYGSMLLEGALAVVVILACCAGVGMGNLERQTDGSYALAADAAGEPILGKAAWEARYNPHGNWADFRLGNMVGAFVDGGANFLGALGIAPRYAIAVIAVMVACFAATTLDTATRLERYVVQELAASVGLKTLANKYVATAVVVSLAMGLAMMRGPGSGDKLAPHGTGGQFLWPLFGAMNQLLAGMAFMVTVFYLWRRRKPIWFAVLPMIVMVIMPAWALCWQLFNADTGWWRHGSYLLASIGTGVLVLQGWMAFEAVAAWPRARGVLEEALPPLGADLSVGA; encoded by the coding sequence ATGGTGACGCTTCTTGTCGCGGTCGGGTCGTTCGTCGGGTTCCTCGTGGCGTACCACACGTACGGCCGGTGGTTGGCGCGCCGGGTGTTCGGGCTTGACCCCGCGGCCCTCGTTCCCAGTCACGAGTTGCGCGACGACGTCGACTACGTGCCGACCCACCGGCAGGTCATCTTCGGCCACCACTTCACCAGCATCGCCGGCACGGGGCCGATCGTCGGGCCGGCGATCGCCGTGTTTTGGGGTTGGTTGCCCGCCTTGTTGTGGGTGGTGCTGGGGTCGATTTTCATCGGCGCCGTGCACGACTTCGGCGCCCTGGTCGTGAGCCTGCGCAACCGGGGGCAAACCGTCGGCGACATCGCGGGACGGATGATCTCGCCGCGAACGAAGTTTCTGTTCCTGCTCATCTTGTTCTTCGCACTGACGGTCGTGCTGGCGGTGTTCGGGCAGGTGATCGCCTCGATCTTTGCGATGTACCCGCAGTCGGTGCTGAGCGCCTGGATCTCGCTCCCCTTGGCGATGGGGATCGGCTGGTGGACCTATCGCCGGGGCGGGCATCTGCTGTGGCCGTCGCTCGGGGCGCTCGCCATCGTTTACGCTGCGGTGATCGTGGGATGCGATTACCTGCCGATCAACCTGCGCGACTGGCTTCCGGACGAAGCGGAGCGACCGCTGTTGGGCAATCCCGTCGTCGTGTGGACGAGTTTGCTGTTCGCCTATTGCTTCGTGGCGTCGGTGATTCCCGTGTGGCTGTTGCTCCAGCCGCGCGACTATGTGAACAGTCATCAATTGGTGGTGGCGCTGGTGCTGCTGGTGCTCGGGTTGGCCGTGGCGAGCTTCGGAGGGAACGCCGATTTGGCGGAGGCGGCGCCGGCGATTGCGCGGACGGCGCCGGCCGGGGCGCCCCCCATCTGGCCGTTTTTGTTCATCACGATCGCCTGCGGGGCGGTCAGCGGGTTTCACTGCCTCGTCTCCAGCGGCACGACCAGCAAGCAGATCGCCGTCGAGACCGACGCCCAGTTTGTCGCCTACGGATCCATGCTGCTCGAGGGAGCGCTGGCGGTGGTGGTGATCCTGGCTTGTTGCGCGGGGGTGGGAATGGGGAATCTCGAGCGGCAAACCGACGGCTCGTACGCCTTGGCCGCCGACGCCGCGGGGGAGCCGATCCTCGGCAAGGCGGCCTGGGAAGCCCGCTACAACCCCCACGGCAACTGGGCCGACTTTCGGCTTGGCAACATGGTGGGAGCGTTCGTCGACGGGGGGGCCAACTTCCTGGGCGCCCTGGGGATCGCCCCGCGGTACGCCATCGCGGTCATCGCGGTGATGGTCGCCTGCTTCGCGGCGACGACGCTCGACACGGCGACCCGGTTGGAACGCTACGTCGTTCAGGAACTGGCCGCAAGCGTCGGCCTCAAGACGCTCGCCAACAAGTACGTCGCCACGGCCGTCGTGGTCAGCTTGGCGATGGGGCTGGCCATGATGCGCGGCCCCGGCAGCGGCGACAAGCTGGCGCCCCACGGCACGGGGGGGCAGTTCCTGTGGCCGTTGTTCGGAGCCATGAACCAACTGTTGGCCGGCATGGCCTTCATGGTCACCGTGTTCTACCTGTGGCGGCGGCGGAAACCGATTTGGTTTGCGGTGCTCCCCATGATCGTCATGGTGATCATGCCCGCTTGGGCGCTCTGCTGGCAGTTGTTCAACGCCGACACCGGCTGGTGGCGGCACGGGTCGTACCTGCTCGCCTCGATCGGCACGGGGGTGCTCGTGCTGCAAGGCTGGATGGCGTTCGAGGCCGTCGCCGCGTGGCCCCGAGCCCGCGGCGTGCTTGAAGAGGCGCTCCCTCCCCTGGGAGCGGATCTGTCGGTCGGGGCCTGA
- a CDS encoding RNA methyltransferase — protein MMDFEHQRHKPPRALARPRELLVVCAPLRSNVNLSRIVRAASCCGVERLICTGPAKLDRKIARDGADAITIESHRTLPPVLVELKRAGYRLVGLEQTTGSQDLHHYRFQPRTALVIGNERTGLTPDLLAPLDDVVEIPVWGLPYSYNVATAATMALYEYCRQFPDG, from the coding sequence ATGATGGACTTTGAACACCAGCGCCACAAGCCCCCGCGGGCGTTGGCCCGACCGCGCGAGCTGTTGGTCGTGTGCGCCCCCTTGCGGAGCAACGTCAACTTGTCCCGGATCGTGCGCGCGGCCAGTTGTTGCGGCGTCGAACGGCTGATCTGCACGGGACCGGCGAAGCTCGACCGCAAGATCGCCCGCGACGGCGCCGACGCGATCACGATCGAATCGCATCGCACGCTCCCCCCGGTGCTGGTCGAGCTCAAACGGGCCGGCTATCGACTCGTCGGGCTCGAGCAGACCACTGGCAGCCAGGACCTCCACCACTACCGCTTCCAGCCGCGCACGGCGCTGGTGATCGGCAACGAACGGACCGGCCTCACGCCGGACCTGCTCGCCCCGTTGGACGACGTCGTCGAGATCCCGGTATGGGGCCTGCCGTACAGCTACAACGTCGCCACGGCCGCCACGATGGCGCTCTACGAATACTGCCGGCAGTTTCCCGACGGCTGA
- a CDS encoding peptide ABC transporter substrate-binding protein yields MFSRRDIALLVAAVAGLAAALGWSLTRTALPRADFTFCNGTEVKSLDPALVTGQPEGRLAYALFEGLVRWHPRTLEPLPSGARRWEISDDRLQYTFFLQPDAKWSDGSPVTAGDYAYSLRRFLDPRTAAEYAFQAWYLKNGKRYSEAAAALRPGDQVEVELNLTTDASNAVRGEVLRGKLVQIEDGRGEILDAERLAELAERENVDRQRWTYAVEIDGRTERFRYADDSTAAAKPPSRGARWCRQILIDFRDVGVEVLDDLTLRLTLENPTSYFLSLLGFYPLFPVNQACVERHGSPQWTYAENMVANGPYRQLFRRYRDRTRLIRSETYWDRDNVALETVDVLAVDSIYTALNLYLTGEADWIHEAPPNALRVMLEENPPRDDLNPAPMLNTYYYLLNVRREPLDDVRVRRALSMAIDREEICTKILAVGEQPALSLVPPGLPGYDPPETPGYDPAAARQLLAEAGYPGGRGFPRLEVSYNTHETHQLIAEVVRKQWERNLGIVVKGRNEEWGSFLASQRQSRFDVSRKGWIGDYADPNTFLDLFVAGGEQNNTNWGRPEYDALIDLAKVEPDPTKRLAALREAEELLMDELPIIPVFFYVSKNLVKPHVRGFHNNIQDYHPLWPLRLDRSGETPHDFLESRR; encoded by the coding sequence ATGTTCAGCCGTCGCGACATCGCCTTGCTCGTTGCCGCCGTCGCGGGGCTTGCGGCGGCGCTGGGGTGGTCGCTCACGCGAACCGCGCTGCCGCGGGCCGATTTTACGTTCTGCAACGGGACCGAGGTCAAGAGCCTCGACCCGGCTTTGGTGACGGGGCAGCCCGAAGGCAGACTCGCCTACGCCCTGTTCGAAGGGCTCGTCCGGTGGCATCCCCGGACGCTCGAGCCGCTCCCCTCCGGCGCCCGGCGGTGGGAGATCTCCGACGACCGCCTGCAGTACACCTTTTTCCTGCAGCCCGACGCCAAGTGGTCGGACGGCTCGCCCGTCACGGCCGGCGACTACGCTTACAGCCTGCGGCGGTTCCTCGACCCGCGCACCGCGGCCGAGTATGCATTTCAGGCTTGGTATCTCAAGAACGGCAAACGCTACAGCGAAGCGGCCGCGGCGTTGCGACCTGGCGATCAGGTCGAGGTCGAATTGAACCTGACGACGGACGCCAGCAACGCCGTCCGGGGCGAAGTGCTCCGGGGCAAGCTCGTGCAGATCGAGGACGGTCGCGGCGAGATTCTCGACGCCGAGCGACTCGCCGAGCTTGCCGAGCGAGAGAATGTCGATCGGCAGCGGTGGACCTACGCGGTCGAGATCGACGGCCGTACGGAGCGGTTTCGCTACGCCGACGACTCGACCGCAGCGGCGAAGCCCCCGTCGAGGGGCGCGCGATGGTGTCGACAGATTCTGATCGACTTTCGCGATGTCGGGGTCGAGGTCCTCGACGACCTGACCCTGCGGCTGACTCTGGAGAACCCCACGTCGTACTTCCTCTCCTTGTTGGGCTTCTACCCGCTGTTCCCCGTGAACCAGGCGTGCGTCGAACGGCACGGCTCGCCGCAGTGGACGTACGCCGAGAACATGGTCGCCAACGGGCCTTATCGGCAGTTGTTTCGACGCTACCGAGATCGCACCCGGCTGATTCGCAGCGAGACGTATTGGGATCGCGACAACGTGGCGCTCGAAACGGTCGACGTGCTCGCAGTCGACTCGATCTACACGGCGCTGAATTTGTATCTCACCGGCGAGGCGGATTGGATCCACGAAGCGCCCCCCAACGCCTTGCGGGTGATGCTGGAAGAGAACCCGCCGCGGGACGATCTCAACCCGGCGCCGATGCTCAACACGTACTACTACTTGCTCAACGTCCGGCGCGAACCGCTCGACGACGTGCGGGTCCGTCGGGCCTTGTCGATGGCGATTGATCGCGAGGAGATCTGCACGAAGATTCTCGCGGTCGGCGAACAGCCGGCCCTCAGCCTCGTCCCGCCGGGCTTGCCGGGGTACGACCCGCCGGAAACGCCGGGGTACGACCCCGCGGCGGCCCGCCAACTGCTCGCCGAGGCGGGTTACCCGGGGGGCCGCGGCTTTCCCCGACTCGAGGTCTCCTACAACACGCACGAGACCCACCAATTGATCGCCGAAGTCGTCCGCAAACAGTGGGAACGCAACCTGGGGATCGTCGTCAAAGGTCGCAACGAGGAGTGGGGCTCGTTCCTCGCAAGCCAGCGGCAATCGCGATTCGACGTCAGCCGCAAAGGCTGGATCGGCGATTACGCCGACCCCAACACGTTTCTCGACCTGTTCGTCGCCGGCGGCGAGCAGAACAACACGAACTGGGGCCGGCCCGAGTACGACGCTTTGATCGACCTCGCAAAAGTCGAGCCCGACCCGACCAAGCGGCTTGCCGCCCTCCGCGAGGCGGAGGAGTTGCTCATGGACGAGCTGCCGATCATCCCCGTGTTTTTTTACGTGTCGAAGAATCTCGTGAAGCCGCACGTCCGCGGGTTTCACAACAATATCCAGGACTACCACCCGTTGTGGCCGCTGCGGCTTGATCGCTCCGGCGAGACGCCCCATGACTTCCTGGAGAGCCGCCGATGA
- a CDS encoding ABC transporter permease — MIAFCVRRLWWFVLTLWAVFTVSFVLMHSVPGGPFDGERQLPPEVKRNFEKKYGLDQPLWKQYAAGLRGVATLDFGYSMKKDYAVGKIIGSGLPISASLGLLALALAVTLGLATGVVSALWRGSAADVTLRLAATAGIALPNFVIAGVCIILFVFEWPLLPAAGWGSPRQMVLPAFCLGAPYAAYVARISRTSMLDVLSQDHIRTARAKGVGPLRVALVHALRGALLPVVSFLGPAVAGILTGSLVVESIFAIPGIGSYFVNAAYDKDYTLAMGVVMLYTMLLYAMNFLVDLSYAVLDPRVKLE, encoded by the coding sequence ATGATCGCTTTTTGCGTGCGCCGGCTCTGGTGGTTCGTGCTGACGCTGTGGGCCGTGTTCACGGTATCGTTCGTGCTGATGCACTCGGTCCCCGGAGGACCCTTCGACGGCGAGCGGCAACTCCCCCCCGAGGTGAAGCGCAACTTCGAGAAAAAATACGGACTCGATCAACCCCTGTGGAAACAGTACGCCGCGGGGCTGCGGGGAGTCGCGACGCTCGACTTCGGATACTCGATGAAGAAGGACTACGCCGTCGGCAAGATCATCGGCAGCGGGTTGCCGATCTCGGCGTCGCTGGGGCTGTTGGCGCTCGCGCTCGCCGTGACGTTGGGGTTGGCGACGGGGGTGGTCTCGGCCCTGTGGCGGGGTTCCGCGGCCGACGTCACGCTGCGACTGGCGGCTACGGCGGGGATCGCGCTGCCCAACTTCGTGATCGCGGGGGTGTGCATCATCCTGTTCGTGTTCGAGTGGCCCCTCTTGCCGGCGGCCGGGTGGGGAAGCCCCCGGCAGATGGTCCTCCCCGCGTTCTGTCTGGGGGCCCCCTACGCCGCGTACGTGGCTCGCATCTCGCGCACCAGCATGCTCGACGTCCTCTCGCAGGACCACATTCGCACCGCCCGAGCCAAGGGGGTCGGCCCGTTGCGCGTCGCCCTCGTGCACGCCCTCCGCGGCGCCTTGCTGCCGGTCGTGTCGTTTCTCGGCCCGGCCGTGGCGGGGATCCTCACCGGGTCGTTGGTCGTCGAAAGCATCTTCGCGATCCCGGGGATCGGCAGCTACTTCGTCAACGCGGCGTACGACAAGGACTACACCCTCGCCATGGGCGTGGTCATGCTCTACACGATGCTGCTGTATGCAATGAACTTCCTGGTCGATCTGTCGTACGCAGTGCTCGACCCGCGGGTGAAGCTCGAGTGA
- a CDS encoding ABC transporter permease: MASLATLVGVVLLATVTPLLPLQPPDAGNTDVAYQYAAPTASPLWLHDFALDVEAIAATPAAVADLRTALKRDLPELNARVIAAAVEVAAQEQRLDEQGANGAPLSAEDRAARLKPFKAAELAARRAIYRRSAEIEDTIQGPYRKAGFAPLGGLSRWMVRARYALFGDRQLNSLCGRDLLGRDLLSRTCWGSRISLMVGLVATIVSLAIGVTYGAVSGYFGGRLDNVMMRLVDVMYSIPFIFVVIFILTVLNEERTAERLRSLGITKITVFYLVVGAIYWLTMARVVRGQIISLKHQDFVEAARSLGARAPRIIFRHLLPNVLSVVLVYLTLTIPRVMLFEAFLSFLGLGVDPPDVSWGLLANEGIKVITPVRIYWWLVLFPSLALGSTLLALNFLGDGLRDALDPRLKDR, encoded by the coding sequence ATGGCCTCGCTCGCGACGCTCGTCGGGGTCGTCCTGTTGGCGACCGTCACGCCGCTGTTGCCGCTGCAGCCCCCCGATGCGGGCAACACCGACGTCGCCTACCAGTACGCCGCTCCGACCGCGTCCCCCTTGTGGCTGCACGACTTCGCGCTCGACGTCGAGGCGATCGCCGCGACCCCGGCCGCGGTCGCCGACCTGCGGACCGCGCTCAAACGCGACCTGCCGGAACTCAACGCCCGGGTGATCGCCGCCGCGGTCGAAGTCGCCGCCCAGGAGCAACGGCTCGACGAGCAGGGCGCGAACGGCGCCCCCCTGTCGGCCGAGGACCGGGCCGCCCGGCTCAAGCCGTTCAAGGCGGCGGAACTCGCCGCGCGGCGGGCGATCTATCGCCGCTCGGCCGAGATCGAGGACACGATCCAAGGCCCCTACCGCAAAGCGGGATTCGCCCCGCTGGGGGGACTCAGCCGCTGGATGGTTCGCGCCCGCTACGCCCTGTTCGGCGATCGGCAACTCAACTCGCTCTGCGGACGCGACCTGTTGGGACGCGACCTCTTGAGCCGCACCTGCTGGGGCTCGCGGATCTCGCTGATGGTCGGACTCGTGGCGACGATCGTCTCGCTGGCGATCGGGGTCACCTACGGCGCCGTGAGCGGGTACTTCGGCGGGCGACTCGACAACGTCATGATGCGGCTGGTCGACGTCATGTACTCGATCCCGTTCATCTTCGTCGTGATCTTCATCCTGACGGTGCTCAACGAGGAGCGAACCGCCGAACGCTTGCGGAGTCTGGGGATCACCAAGATCACCGTGTTTTACCTCGTGGTCGGAGCGATCTATTGGCTCACGATGGCCCGGGTCGTGCGGGGACAGATCATTTCGCTGAAGCATCAGGACTTCGTCGAGGCGGCCCGCTCGCTGGGGGCCCGGGCGCCGCGGATCATCTTCCGCCACTTGCTGCCCAACGTGCTGAGCGTCGTCTTGGTCTACCTGACGCTCACCATCCCGCGCGTGATGCTGTTCGAGGCGTTCCTGTCGTTCCTCGGCCTGGGGGTCGACCCCCCCGACGTCTCATGGGGCCTGTTGGCCAACGAGGGGATCAAGGTGATCACCCCGGTGCGAATCTACTGGTGGCTCGTGCTGTTCCCCAGCCTTGCGCTGGGCTCGACGCTGCTCGCCCTCAACTTCCTCGGCGACGGCCTCCGCGACGCCCTCGATCCGCGGCTCAAGGACCGCTGA
- a CDS encoding amidohydrolase → MGDLAQVYTELHQRPELSFAEKETADRLAGEVRSLGFETTEQVGGHGVVGVLKNGAGPTVLLRADMDALPVAEETGLPYASRVRTPDERGAVVGVMHACGHDMHMTIHLGTLRYLAAHKSQWSGTLVAMLQPAEERGAGAKAMLDDGLFVRFPRPDFALAVHVSGDKPCGQIAYRTGYAMANVDSVDVTIHGRGGHGSAPDTTIDPIVIAARLVLDLQTIVSREIKPIEPAVVTVGAIHAGTKHNIIPDSCKLQITVRSYAPQVREQLLEAIRRKAKAAAASAAAPEPDVQVSEGTPALFNDPHLAERVLPAVRHALGAENVVEDEPSLGGEDFGRLGGAGAPIFMMRVGSVSQERLDAYAQEGGPPSLHSAKYWPDVEPTIAAGVTALASAALELLRHAR, encoded by the coding sequence ATGGGAGATCTTGCCCAAGTTTACACAGAGTTGCACCAGCGGCCCGAGCTCTCGTTCGCCGAGAAGGAGACCGCGGACCGGCTCGCCGGCGAGGTGCGGTCGCTGGGGTTCGAGACGACCGAGCAGGTCGGCGGCCATGGCGTCGTCGGCGTGCTCAAAAACGGCGCCGGGCCGACCGTGCTGCTGCGGGCCGACATGGATGCGCTGCCCGTCGCGGAAGAGACCGGGCTCCCCTACGCCTCGCGGGTCCGCACTCCCGACGAACGGGGCGCCGTCGTCGGCGTCATGCACGCCTGCGGGCATGACATGCACATGACGATCCACCTCGGCACGCTGCGGTATCTCGCGGCGCACAAGTCGCAGTGGAGCGGCACGCTGGTCGCCATGCTGCAGCCGGCCGAGGAACGAGGCGCCGGCGCCAAGGCGATGCTCGACGACGGGCTGTTCGTGCGGTTCCCGCGGCCCGACTTCGCCCTGGCGGTGCACGTCTCCGGCGACAAGCCGTGCGGGCAGATCGCCTATCGCACCGGATACGCCATGGCCAACGTCGACAGCGTCGACGTGACGATCCACGGTCGCGGCGGGCACGGCTCGGCGCCCGACACGACGATCGACCCGATCGTCATCGCCGCCCGGCTGGTGCTCGACCTGCAGACGATCGTTTCGCGCGAGATCAAGCCGATCGAGCCGGCGGTCGTCACCGTCGGCGCCATCCACGCGGGGACGAAGCACAACATCATCCCGGACTCCTGCAAGTTGCAGATCACCGTGCGCAGTTACGCCCCCCAAGTCCGCGAGCAACTCCTCGAAGCGATTCGCCGCAAGGCGAAGGCCGCCGCTGCCAGCGCCGCCGCGCCAGAACCCGACGTGCAGGTTTCCGAGGGGACCCCCGCGCTCTTCAACGACCCGCACCTTGCCGAGCGGGTGCTGCCGGCGGTGCGGCACGCGCTCGGCGCCGAGAACGTCGTCGAGGACGAGCCGTCGCTGGGGGGCGAGGACTTCGGCCGCCTCGGCGGGGCCGGGGCGCCGATCTTTATGATGCGGGTCGGCTCGGTCTCGCAGGAGCGGCTCGACGCGTACGCGCAGGAAGGGGGTCCGCCGTCGCTCCACTCGGCCAAGTACTGGCCCGACGTCGAACCGACGATCGCCGCCGGCGTGACGGCGCTTGCCAGCGCGGCGTTGGAACTGCTGCGACATGCGCGTTGA
- a CDS encoding non-canonical purine NTP pyrophosphatase: MPVHDLVLGTTNVGKARELRELLEPHGFRVRTLGDLSDYLDVVEDGALFADNARLKATQQARHLNSWVMADDSGIEIAALAGRPGVLSARYAGPQATDADNNAKVLAELAGLPPERRGARYVCHITVADPTGAVRAEASGECRGRLRTAPTGANGFGYDPLFEVIEYHRTFGELGSHVKAALSHRARAVRGIVPQLIAMAERGEWIAPAAV; encoded by the coding sequence GGCGCGCGAGCTGCGCGAGCTGTTGGAGCCGCACGGGTTCCGGGTGCGCACCTTGGGCGACCTCAGCGATTATCTCGACGTCGTCGAAGACGGGGCCCTGTTCGCCGACAACGCCCGGTTGAAGGCGACCCAGCAGGCGCGGCATTTGAATTCGTGGGTCATGGCCGACGACAGCGGCATCGAGATCGCGGCCCTCGCGGGACGGCCGGGGGTCCTCTCGGCCCGCTACGCCGGCCCGCAGGCGACCGACGCCGACAACAACGCCAAGGTCCTCGCGGAGCTGGCCGGGCTGCCCCCCGAGCGACGCGGGGCGCGATACGTTTGCCACATCACGGTCGCCGATCCGACCGGCGCCGTACGAGCCGAGGCGAGCGGCGAATGCCGCGGCCGGTTGCGCACCGCACCGACCGGCGCCAACGGCTTCGGCTACGACCCGCTGTTCGAGGTGATCGAGTACCACCGCACGTTCGGCGAACTCGGCTCGCACGTCAAGGCGGCCCTCAGCCACCGGGCCCGTGCCGTTCGCGGCATCGTGCCGCAACTGATCGCGATGGCCGAACGGGGCGAGTGGATCGCGCCCGCCGCCGTCTGA